Proteins encoded together in one Triticum dicoccoides isolate Atlit2015 ecotype Zavitan chromosome 7B, WEW_v2.0, whole genome shotgun sequence window:
- the LOC119341825 gene encoding probable glycosyltransferase At5g25310 yields the protein MAAAAARLLAVALSAAILVVAVGGRGVVPVSSGAERPSVERELDAARAAIRRAARRHGNNASSAPGTWFRGDDVDYALLARVYRNPAAFHRSYVEMERRFKVYVYEEGEPPLLHLGLCKDIYTIEGRFIEQLELLAPPAAGVRTWDADRAHAFFLPFSVVQMVELAYRPLSYDRAPLLSLVGDYVRVVASRHPFWNRSAGADHFMLSCHDWAPDVSKGDPELYANGIRALCNANTSEGFRPGKDVSIPEINLYTGDTPRQLLGPSPGLSARPYLAFFAGGRHGHVRDLLLRHWKGRDPATFPVYEYDLPSTTGNSSRHKRRGGDRQSNYFAYMHRSRFCLCPSGHEVASPRVVEAVHAGCIPVLVTDGYAPPFADVLRWESFSVTVPVADIPRLKEVLEGIPTAEVERLRDGVRLVKRHFTLRQPPVRLDMFHMILHSVWLRRLNFRLD from the exons ATGGCTGCCGCTGCTGCGCGCTTGCTTGCCGTCGCGCTCTCGGCCGCCATCCTGGTGGTCGCGGTCGGCGGCCGCGGCGTCGTCCCCGTGTCGTCCGGCGCAGAGAGGCCGAGCGTGGAGCGTGAGCTCGACGCCGCGCGGGCAGCGATACGGCGCGCGGCGCGGCGCCATGGCAACAACGCCAGCTCCGCGCCCGGCACGTGGTTCCGCGGCGACGACGTGGACTATGCTCTCCTCGCGAGGGTGTACCGCAACCCGGCAGCCTTCCACCG GAGCTACGTGGAGATGGAGAGGCGGTTCAAGGTGTACGTGTACGAGGAGGGGGAGCCGCCGCTCCTGCACCTGGGGCTCTGCAAGGACATCTACACCATCGAGGGCCGCTTCATCGAGCAGCTCGAGCTCCTGGCGCCGCCGGCGGCCGGCGTCCGGACGTGGGACGCCGACCGCgcgcacgccttcttcctccccttcaGCGTCGTCCAGATGGTGGAGCTCGCGTACCGGCCCCTCTCCTACGACCGCGCCCCGCTGCTCTCCCTCGTCGGCGACTACGTCCGCGTCGTCGCCTCCCGCCACCCCTTCTGGAACCGCTCCGCCGGCGCCGACCACTTCATGCTCTCCTGCCACGACTGG GCTCCTGACGTGTCCAAGGGCGACCCGGAGCTGTACGCcaacggcatccgcgcgctctgcaacGCCAACACGTCCGAGGGGTTCCGGCCGGGGAAGGACGTGAGCATCCCGGAGATCAACCTCTACACCGGCGACACGCCGCGGCAGCTCCTGGGGCCCTCGCCGGGGCTGTCGGCGCGGCCCTACCTGGCCTTCTTCGCCGGCGGGCGGCACGGCCACGTCCGCGATCTGCTGCTCCGCCACTGGAAGGGCCGCGACCCGGCCACCTTCCCCGTGTACGAGTACGACCTTCCCTCCACCACCGGCAACAGCAGCAGACACAAACGGCGAGGCGGCGACCGGCAGAGCAACTACTTCGCCTACATGCACCGCTCCCGCTTCTGCCTGTGCCCCAGCGGGCACGAGGTGGCGAGCCCGCGTGTGGTGGAGGCCGTCCACGCCGGCTGCATCCCCGTGCTGGTGACGGACGGGTACGCGCCGCCATTCGCCGACGTGCTGCGGTGGGAGTCCTTCTCGGTGACCGTCCCCGTCGCCGACATCCCCAGGCTGAAGGAGGTGCTGGAGGGGATACCGACGGCGGAGGTGGAGCGGCTCCGGGACGGGGTGCGGCTGGTGAAGCGGCACTTCACGCTGCGGCAGCCGCCGGTGAGGCTCGACATGTTCCACATGATCCTGCACTCCGTCTGGCTCAGGAGGCTCAACTTCAGGCTcgactag